The following coding sequences lie in one Kryptolebias marmoratus isolate JLee-2015 linkage group LG5, ASM164957v2, whole genome shotgun sequence genomic window:
- the LOC108240646 gene encoding uncharacterized protein LOC108240646 isoform X4 encodes MKLTLKCQVCSAKFFQMILLKEHLRSKEHLEKMKTIYPQAATAKCEIIPNLVFVDPSKTINQPVVGLSLVTLCFGAELSLYLCHVCEKCIPLNSILNHIFSEEHRINYFNYTNPNDLFFSWTPSMNIKRILQPKLKQEMDKMESQALQILNLPRKLLEMLKTKAYSEVMQTLSENSKLTELLKDLQPKRMTIQAYQNDSNRRHPLLGMQHIVECVRVGPRENRHYLCSLCCITVANHMIINHVLSFDHIHCFFKAWHPSTLLSKQSYRTYSSFSPMIFDVAKQSEKIHGTASIKQVSLQPNEFQSVDFTCYSAALKKLESITKSKLTACVTPGNKLECNAAISVSRKPECKLRCQDCNEIFDAISSYLRHLSDFKHQKMLAKIFGPDAPQNYQAVRPFLSLYKHACESLRANQPIVGADLVVMCISSSVKVEPFYLCFCCLECIPQPCIGEHFESHKHLISTLMYQNPWRLPFAWEGDLKKNELKKMAWKEKEDKGEQSRIILKILDIPYSIFHDLMSSNYKQVMKNLQLYHALLKCQVPPCKTFSKQGNERFPLLGKQFLVSHDLIDMRNKPVVGLLCLLCERRLSIVESQAHVFSREHVTTFLNRFHPDSLNPSTDNTETLLDLAKQAADIHTVSHMQVIQLKRSIWEPCTYHRAITILSAAKNREGKGGLVPPIKPGTKLVPRKTQREEVQGHEKDGQKTCLDTDKTQNDAQIKEQKCDEETPDVKKNVQIEKAKVSEETPAPNKAELVVKKEVSVKVCPPEVKNAGETVHPTRVKTEEASTEINIEDATGSCKKMEKNGEAQARTKESPNIKHVTRQMSHQKNENKPPTPEQSQTQGCPDEDAGQQTGPKRPRSASKDDSSPQQPAKIPKIEVKKGIHNVGDAEKMAEKVQSDDFCNISATFFECRCVKRDPVYLCGGCSQKVPGKDIVGHLTEFKHQKMHRLVVHLDEQTYRNIFNQSFLSAIQILTSSPQSVCAPGHTSEILRSRDVDDKQVVDMEMSDAEQRVPTPDSFAATEASYKTSQVKAQKSDNHHAPLMINVPKATRDLSPKCWENDRKANLSSDTTDKSIQYETVPETELVAAAPVCSVPTLKLKSTTASTKRTETTSSSGPTISNTRLAASSATPFPLKSRSASASEVKSVSGKAAQVVCRTSSKVDSRPRCAEATPKPSIAPQTKATPAATAKTPGKHGNPDALAKTAHRTKSVGDNADTEAHKKIHPSVPHPPATVPASSEHQDPHKEPYLSASKAPSQNPPKVGTNQLIVVSCDKKKQVYCLLCSDKLNLSSQYHLTNFDHQLNYVKMKYPEWTAKESELKSKLSHTVALLAKVEKDLPHTRSAQKLEVGKELYKELRLLSDKEAVQRVKEMVRQKGSQVSSCPVADSSGASRLEVSSLCEVSSSVDGMLVSYDDQLEQEDRIQDQISEMESNVTFHQHSEDEDMEVDDEIQDQSDPEPVQIHDFYSEDVADAAQLEPDAEDQCHVEVTPPTERFGSTVPDTEIQRFPSKKQPDMGNKTLHQALQVQITEMEAYLSGEENSPSASKTHPDLILSRQADKTTGAKVVKTPSGTEHSLTAETQRRKSESTSQGPQKAYECPGKPSPVQICSPELQTDASAGQQSSSGLSCRAQAPDHGTGPKEQSSSQAQPSTLFGGKVQGCSNLPFYLKAHCPEPKLVIGMASVWECQRTPPKTFYLCESCEEKISCRDICHHMVSFDHQLKFLRRKHPEFLQMFWQEEDLTPAFKRELLNFIVRQLSAREQFYKVDAQCLLLAPELHEFVQTASFGEALKIVKTIMEDKSSVFCLPSQLNNQRSERESKTQSAHALGNNQKTESVAEQSSLEENAGVEDLDVVGEVRVRSLEVDPSSSQDEPVASSAPIVGTHLAPQEACRGSSPRQTFKPHVPLLQNSGSMLQEKSVSNSAASTNDTSAVHERSNKLPPIRKRAAETPPETLLQSCTSGPLEHPLPAKRTASEPNPPSASFIPAENPTPLALNDKDSEPTLIKPTVNRQLFTELISALKEKNFKINQPPFMSAPDTAEAASSSEMKSMKDLKPLNTEFENATDRTALGSESRLVKAAVKKNPTSNCAAANNTEAPLDGVVLTSTAAAEEPKAPQTLQSSGAQDFFKNVSSFPANCSPSNQIQDWMPQRNSEPNRSSQQSISTIITTRPNPAKHTLQGSSNRQTHGDASRDDGDRFPTDPTAVAVPGGSYASRSQAAYFSGGDFFPQAAAGCATQNNPVVVAESSSQEYIYSSQMYPVRAGNPFTPHSFGHSLAAQRPPGWESLGLQQLQYYYLLTRGSGHNQ; translated from the exons ATGAAGTTAACCCTGAAGTGCCAG GTATGCTCCGCCAAATTTTTCCAGATGATTCTTCTCAAGGAACATTTGCGTTCAAAGGAACACCTAGAG aaaatgaagaCTATTTACCCACAAG ctgccacagccaaatgtg aaaTTATACCTAATTTGGTTTTTGTGGACCCATCCAAGACAATCAATCAACCAGTTGTGG GTTTGTCTCTGGTCACGCTGTGTTTCGGCGCAGAGTTGTCGTTGTACCTCTGCCATGTCTGTGAGAAGTGCATCCCActaaacagtattttaaacCACATCTTCTCTGAAGAGCATCGCATTAACTACTTT aactACACAAACccaaatgatttgtttttctcctggacCCCCAGCATGAACATCAAAAGGATTTTGCAGCCTAAGCTGAAACAGGAAATGGATAAAATGGAGTCCCAAGCTCTGCAG ATTTTGAATTTACCCAGAAAGCTGCTGGAAATGCTTAAAACAAAAGCCTACTCAGAAG TGATGCAAACTCTAAGTGAAAACTCAAAGCTAACTGAGCTGCTTAAAG ATCTTCAGCCGAAGAGGATGACAATCCAAGCCTACCAAAATGACAGCAACAGGAGACATCCACTTCTTG GGATGCAGCACATTGTTGAATGCGTCAGAGTTGGGCCACGTGAGAACAGGCACTATCTGTGTTCGCTGTGCTGCATAACGGTAGCCAACCACATGATCATCAACCACGTCCTCAGCTTTGATCACATCCACTGCTTTTTT AAAGCGTGGCATCCCTCTACGCTGCTGTCAAAACAGTCCTACAGGACCTACAGCTCGTTTTCCCCAATGATATTTGATGTCGCAAAGCAGTCGGAGAAAATTCATGGAACTGCTTCCATTAAG CAAGTGAGCCTGCAGCCCAACGAATTCCAGTCGGTGGATTTCACATGTTACTCAGCAG CTCTGAAGAAACTAGAATCCATCACAAAGAGCAAGTTGACGGCCTGCGTTACACCAGGAAACAAGCTGG AGTGTAATGCTGCCATCTCAGTTTCTAGAAAACCCGAATGCAAGCTACGCTGCCAG GATTGCAACGAAATCTTTGACGCTATTTCTTCTTATCTGCGACATCTGTCAGACTTTAAACACCAAAAG ATGCTGGCGAAAATCTTTGGTCCAG ATGCGCCTCAGAATTACCAAGCAg TGAGGCCGTTTTTGTCCTTGTACAAGCACGCCTGTGAGAGTTTGAGAGCAAATCAACCAATCGTTG GAGCAGACCTGGTTGTTATGTGCATCTCTTCGTCTGTTAAAGTGGAaccattttatttgtgtttctgttgtctgGAGTGTATTCCTCAGCCCTGCATCGGTGAACATTTTGAGTCTCATAAACATCTCATAAGCACCCTG ATGTACCAGAACCCGTGGCGTCTGCCTTTCGCCTGGGAAGGCGACCTCAAAAAGAACGAGCTGAAGAAGATGGCatggaaggagaaggaggacaaAGGGGAGCAAAGTCGAATCATTCTGAAG attttggATATTCCATACTCAATATTTCATGACCTCATGTCTTCCAATTACAAACAAG TGAtgaaaaaccttcagctgtATCACGCTCTGTTAAAGTGTCAAG TTCCACCGTGCAAAACCTTCAGCAAACAAGGAAATGAAAGATTTCCCCTGCTTG gcAAACAGTTTCTGGTTTCACATGATCTGATTGACATGAGAAACAAGCCTGTGGTTGGACTTCTGTGTTTGCTCTGTGAACGGAGGCTGTCCATAGTCGAATCTCAAGCTCATGTTTTCAGTCGAGAGCATGTTACGACATTTCTA AACCGTTTTCACCCGGACTCACTGAATCCCAGCACAGACAACACAGAGACCTTACTGGACCTGGCAAAACAGGCGGCAGATATTCACACAGTGTCTCATATGCAG GTAATACAACTAAAGCGGTCTATATGGGAGCCCTGCACCTACCATAGAG CAATAACCATCTTGTCGGCTGCAAAGAACAGAGAAGGGAAAGGAGGACTCGTGCCTCCGATAAAGCCTGGGACGAAGCTGG TTCCCAGGAAAACCCAAAGAGAGGAGGTACAGGGACACGAGAAAGACGGTCAGAAAACCTGCCTCGACACGGACAAGACGCAAAACGACGCACAGATCAAAGAGCAAAAATGTGACGAGGAGACGCCAGacgtgaaaaaaaatgttcagattgAAAAGGCAAAAGTTAGCGAGGAGACGCCAGCACCAAACAAAGCGGAACTGGTTGTAAAAAAAGAGGTGTCTGTAAAAGTTTGTCCACCAGAGGTAAAAAACGCAGGCGAGACAGTCCACCCAACAAGGGTGAAAACAGAAGAGGCTTCGACTGAAATAAACATCGAGGATGCTACAGGAAGCTgcaagaagatggagaaaaacggTGAAGCGCAGGCGAGAACAAAGGAGAGCCCAAATATCAAACATGTAACACGGCAAATGAGTCACCAGAAAAACGAGAATAAACCACCTACGCCTGAACAATCACAAACACAAGGCTGTCCGGATGAGGACGCGGGACAACAAACGGGCCCTAAAAGACCTCGCTCTGCCTCCAAAGATGACTCGTCACCCCAACAACCTGCAAAAATTCCCAAAATTGAAGTTAAGAAGGGGATCCACAACGTGGGGGATGCAGAAAAGATGGCCGAAAAGGTTCAGAGCGACGATTTTTGCAACATCTCGGCAACGTTTTTTGAATGCCGCTGTGTTAAACGAGACCCAGTCTATCTTTGTGGGGGCTGCTCTCAGAAGGTCCCGGGGAAGGACATCGTCGGCCATCTGACGGAGTTTAAACACCAGAAGATGCATCGACTG GTTGTTCATCTGGATGAACAAACATACAGGAACATCTTCAACCAAAGCTTCCTGTCAG CGATCCAGATCCTCACCTCCTCACCTCAGTCTGTTTGTGCACCTGGCCACACTTCAGAGATACTGCGGAGTCGAGATGTGGATGATAAACAG GTGGTAGATATGGAGATGAGTGATGCAGAACAAAGAGTCCCAACTCCAGACTCATTTGCAGCAACAGAAGCTTCGTATAAAACATCTCAAGTGAAAGCACAGAAGTCTGACAACCATCACGCTCCTCTGATGATAAACGTGCCCAAAGCTACGAGAGATTTGTCCCCTAAATGCTGGGAAAATGACCGCAAAGCCAACCTTTCTTCAGACACAACAGATAAATCGATACAATACGAAACCGTTCCTGAAACGGAGCTTGTGGCGGCTGCGCCTGTCTGCTCAGTCCCCACATTGAAATTGAAATCCACAACAGCCTCAACCAAAAGGACAGAAACCACTTCCTCCTCCGGTCCCACCATCTCAAACACGAGGCTCGCCGCAAGCTCTGCAACACCTTTCCCGTTGAAAAGTAGAAGTGCAAGTGCATCCGAAGTGAAATCGGTGTCTGGTAAAGCAGCACAAGTTGTCTGCAGAACTTCGTCTAAAGTTGATAGTCGTCCCAGATGTGCGGAAGCGACGCCTAAACCCTCGATTGCACCTCAAACTAAAGCGACACCTGCGGCTACTGCGAAAACACCAGGCAAGCATGGAAACCCTGACGCTCTGGCTAAGACGGCGCACAGGACGAAATCAGTGGGAGACAATGCAGACACTGAAGCCCATAAGAAGATTCATCCTTCTGTTCCTCACCCACCCGCCACCGTACCTGCCAGCTCCGAGCACCAGGACCCACATAAAGAGCCGTACTTGTCTGCAAGCAAGGCACCAAGTCAAAACCCTCCGAAAGTTG GAACAAACCAGCTGATTGTTGTGTCCTGTGACAAAAAGAAGCAGGTCTACTGTCTGCTGTGTTCAGATAAGTTGAACTTATCCAGTCAGTATCACCTGACCAACTTTGACCACCAGCTTAACTACGTG AAAATGAAGTACCCTGAATGGACCGCAAAGGAGTCGGAGCTGAAAAGTAAATTAAGCCACACCGTGGCCCTTTTGGCGAAGGTTGAGAAGGACTTGCCGCACACCCGGTCGGCTCAG aaactggaagttgggaAGGAGCTGTATAAAGAACTGAGGCTTCTTTCAGACAAAGAGG CTGTGCAGCGGGTGAAAGAAATGGTGAGACAAAAAGGCTCGCAGGTTTCATCGTGTCCCGTCGCCGATTCTTCAGGCGCTTCGAGGCTCGAAGTTTCCAGCTTGTGTGAAGTTTCAAGCTCAGTTGATG gGATGCTTGTCTCTTACGATGACCAGCTAGAACAGGAGGACAGAATTCAGGACCAGATTTCAG aaATGGAGTCCAACGTGACGTTTCACCAGCATTCAGAGGATGAAGACATGGAAGTTGATGATGAGATTCAGGATCAGAGTGATCCAGAACCCGTCCAGATTCACGATTTTTACTCCGAAGACGTGGCAG ACGCTGCTCAGTTGGAGCCGGATGCAGAGGATCAGTGTCATGTTGAAGTCACACCTCCCACTGAGAGATTTG GATCGACAGTGCCAGATACAGAAATACAACGATTTCCTTCCAAAAAACAACCAGATATGGGGAACAAAACACTGCACCAGGCGCTGCAAGTTCAGATAACGG AAATGGAGGCCTATTTGAGCGGTGAGGAAAACTCTCCATCAGCAAGTAAAACTCATCCGGACCTCATTCTGAGCCGTcaagctgacaaaacaacag GAGCCAAAGTGGTAAAAACTCCCAGCGGCACAGAGCATTCCCTCACTGCTGAAACACAGCGTAGGAAGAGCGAGTCAACCTCGCAGGGCCCGCAGAAAGCTTACGAATGTCCGGGGAAACCTTCACCAGTTCAAATCTGCAGCCCGGAGCTGCAAACCGATGCTTCAGCGGGACAGCAGAGCTCATCGGGACTGAGCTGTAGAGCACAAGCTCCAGACCACGGCACAGGACCCAAAGAGCAGAGTTCATCACAGGCGCAGCCCTCAACTCTCTTTG GGGGGAAAGTTCAGGGCTGCAGTAATTTGCCTTTTTACCTGAAAGCACATTGTCCGGAGCCCAAACTGGTCATTG GTATGGCCTCTGTGTGGGAGTGTCAGAGGACTCCTCCGAAAACGTTCTACCTGTGTGAAAGCTGCGAGGAGAAGATCTCGTGTCGGGACATCTGTCATCACATGGTCAGCTTTGATCACCAGCTCAAATTCCTG AGGCGAAAGCACCCAGAGTTCCTGCAGATGTTCTGGCAGGAGGAAGATCTGACTCCCGCATTTAAAAGGGAACTTTTAAATTTCATCGTCCGGCAACTCTCGGCGCGGGAGCAGTTCTACAAGGTGGACGCACAG tgTCTTCTGCTGGCTCCAGAGCTGCATGAGTTCGTTCAGACAGCTTCGTTTGGCGAAG ctttaaagATTGTGAAAACCATCATGGAGGACAAATCGAGCGTCTTCTGTCTACCGTCCCAGCTGAACA ACCAGCGGAGTGAAAGGGAGTCAAAAACACAGTCAGCTCACGCGCTCGGGAACAACCAGAAAACTGAAAGTG TAGCAGAACAATCCAGTTTGGAGGAGAACGCCGGGGTTGAAGATTTGGATGTGGTTGGAGAAGTAAGAGTCCGGAGTCTTGAAGTGGACCCATCCAGCTCACAGGATGAGCCTGTTGCCTCTTCGGCCCCCATTGTTGGGACACATCTCGCACCTCAGGAGGCCTGCAGGGGTTCATCTCCTCGACAAACATTCAAACCGCATGTGCCTCTGCTCCAAAACTCCGGTTCCATGCTGCAGGAAAAATCAGTGTCAAATTCAGCAGCTTCTACCAACGATACCTCTGCAGTCCATGAAAGATCAAATAAACTCCCTCCGATCAGGAAAAGAGCAGCAGAAACGCCCCCTGAAACTCTGCTCCAGTCCTGCACCAGCGGCCCACTGGAGCACCCTTTACCAGCCAAACGCACAGCCAGTGAGCCCAACCCTCCATCAGCTTCATTTATCCCTGCTGAGAACCCCACCCCGCTGGCCCTGAATGACAAAGACTCTGAACCCACGCTGATCAAACCCACTGTGAACAGGCAGTTATTTACAGAGCTGATCTCCGcgttaaaagaaaagaattttAAGATTAATCAGCCTCCCTTCATGTCAGCTCCTGACACTGCCGAAGCTGCCAGCTCCTCTGAAATGAAAAGTATGAAGGATTTAAAGCCTCTAAACACGGAGTTTGAAAATGCAACAGATAGAACGGCACTGGGTTCAGAGTCTCGGCTGGTTAAAGCTGCAGTGAAGAAAAATCCCACCTCTAACTGTGCAGCAGCGAATAACACAGAAGCGCCCCTCGACGGGGTTGTGTTAACGtctactgctgcagctgaagaacCCAAAGCCCCACAAACACTGCAGAGCTCCGGCGCTCAGGACTTCTTCAAAAATGTGAGCTCATTTCCGGCTAATTGCTCACCCAGTAACCAAATACAAGACTGGATGCCACAGAGGAACTCGGAGCCCAACAGGTCTAGTCAGCAGTCCATTAGCACCATCATAACAACCCGGCCGAACCCTGCTAAGCACACGCTCCAGGGCAGCAGTAACAGACAGACTCACGGTGACGCGAGCAGAGACGACGGGGACCGTTTCCCCACTGATCCGACGGCTGTGGCGGTTCCAGGAGGTTCTTACGCTTCACGCAGCCAAGCTGCTTATTTTTCAGGAGGAGATTTTTTCCCTCAGGCCGCTGCAGGTTGCGCGACGCAAAACAATCCGGTCGTCGTTGCTGAAAGTTCGTCTCAGGAGTACATCTACTCGAGCCAGATGTATCCAGTCCGGGCTGGAAACCCGTTCACTCCGCATTCATTCGGACACAGTTTAGCAGCTCAGAGGCCTCCAGGTTGGGAGAGTCTGGgactgcagcagcttcagtaTTACTACTTATTGACAAGAGGTTCAGGACATAATCAgtga